The following proteins come from a genomic window of Rhodohalobacter sp. 614A:
- a CDS encoding HesB/IscA family protein: MAAKEENLDDVIASLIDDDEEESITGEPVATSPKGNMKPVMLTERAARQVREIKKSEDLDEELYLRVAVEGGGCSGLSYKLGFDIRTDEDQIVESQGLEIVIDPKHLMYLEGIQIDYPDGLDARGFTFDNPNASESCGCGTSFAV; the protein is encoded by the coding sequence ATGGCTGCAAAAGAAGAAAATTTAGATGATGTAATTGCCTCGTTAATTGACGACGATGAAGAAGAAAGTATAACTGGAGAACCGGTTGCTACCTCTCCAAAAGGGAATATGAAGCCGGTAATGCTTACAGAAAGAGCTGCCAGGCAGGTTCGGGAGATTAAAAAGAGCGAAGATCTTGACGAAGAACTATATCTTCGGGTAGCGGTAGAAGGAGGGGGGTGCTCCGGTTTAAGTTATAAGCTGGGGTTTGATATCAGAACAGATGAAGATCAAATTGTAGAAAGCCAGGGCCTTGAAATTGTCATTGATCCGAAACACCTGATGTACCTGGAAGGAATCCAGATCGACTATCCCGATGGATTGGATGCCCGCGGGTTTACATTTGATAATCCGAACGCCAGCGAATCGTGTGGTTGCGGAACTTCTTTTGCTGTTTAG
- a CDS encoding NAD(P)/FAD-dependent oxidoreductase, translating to MDSSKKTVVVVGGGFGGISVAKQLKKANVNVILVDKKNHHLFQPLLYQVATAALSPGDIAMPIRGIFGKYSNVRTVMDEVTEIDKNSQTIVLKSGNKLNYDYLVLAPGAQYNYFGNDNWSEHAPGLKTIANALEVREKILVSLEKADQIPDKEKRKPYLRYVIVGGGPTGVEMAGAIAEIAKRNMMRDFKSLSPEETEVYLVEAMSGILNGYPEHLSKKAQKDLEKMGVQILLDSPVTDIRENGIEIDGKFIETPNMVWAAGVKASPLIKALDCEIDKMGRAIVTKNLTIPGTGNIFVIGDAAHAKDEDGNPLPGLAPVALQMGKYVGNLIKEGKSIDKVNPFHYTDKGTMATIGRAKAVAKIRGFTFSGFVAWLVWCFIHIFFLIGYRNRFRVFAEWSWYYLTFKRGVRLITGRVTKK from the coding sequence ATGGATTCATCCAAAAAGACTGTCGTGGTAGTTGGAGGAGGATTCGGAGGAATTTCTGTCGCCAAACAGCTTAAGAAAGCGAATGTTAATGTTATTCTTGTAGACAAAAAGAATCACCACCTGTTTCAGCCCCTGTTGTACCAGGTGGCAACAGCCGCTCTTTCACCGGGAGACATTGCTATGCCGATTCGTGGAATCTTCGGAAAGTATAGCAATGTACGGACGGTGATGGATGAGGTGACTGAAATCGACAAGAATTCACAAACAATTGTACTTAAATCGGGTAACAAGCTGAATTATGATTATCTCGTCCTGGCCCCCGGTGCACAGTACAATTATTTTGGCAATGATAATTGGTCTGAACACGCTCCCGGTTTAAAAACCATTGCTAATGCTCTTGAGGTCCGGGAAAAGATATTGGTGTCTTTAGAAAAGGCGGATCAGATACCGGATAAGGAAAAGCGCAAACCGTATTTGCGATATGTAATTGTTGGAGGCGGCCCCACCGGCGTTGAGATGGCCGGCGCTATTGCCGAAATTGCAAAACGGAATATGATGCGTGATTTCAAATCACTCTCACCCGAAGAAACCGAAGTCTATCTTGTGGAGGCAATGTCGGGCATTTTGAATGGTTATCCTGAACATCTCTCAAAAAAAGCCCAAAAAGATCTTGAAAAAATGGGTGTTCAAATACTTCTGGACAGCCCTGTTACCGATATTCGCGAAAATGGAATTGAGATTGATGGAAAATTCATCGAAACGCCGAATATGGTTTGGGCAGCAGGCGTAAAAGCATCTCCGTTAATCAAAGCGCTGGATTGTGAAATAGACAAAATGGGCAGGGCTATTGTGACCAAAAATCTCACTATTCCCGGAACCGGGAATATCTTTGTAATTGGTGATGCCGCTCATGCAAAGGATGAAGACGGCAATCCACTTCCCGGGCTTGCCCCCGTAGCTTTGCAAATGGGTAAATATGTCGGAAATCTTATCAAAGAAGGGAAATCAATCGATAAAGTTAACCCCTTCCACTATACCGATAAAGGAACCATGGCAACGATCGGACGTGCAAAAGCTGTTGCCAAAATCCGCGGGTTTACTTTCAGTGGATTTGTTGCCTGGCTCGTTTGGTGTTTCATTCACATTTTTTTCTTGATTGGTTATCGAAATCGTTTTCGGGTTTTTGCGGAGTGGAGCTGGTATTACTTAACCTTTAAAAGAGGTGTGAGATTAATTACCGGAAGAGTGACAAAAAAGTAA
- the hslO gene encoding Hsp33 family molecular chaperone HslO, whose product MSLKKEKFKFNDRLIKGIEAGGRFKISVVKTTDVVQTARENHGLSMLNTVLLGRTLTAAMLLASELKGEERIKVHLEGNGPVGMLVAEANRVGEIRGYSQHPSVELDYSEPDVSISDGLGLGLLTVQKTLYNEAEPRTSTIEIVEGDILSDMAHYMAQSEQVLSAFLLDVSLKDNGDVNQAGGILIQRLPDADESVMEKLQKTVEKLPPVAKLLEDGNYIDAIMEKASKPYNVKELDRQPVHFFCRCSTEKFKNALSLLSYEDLKELKGEDQEMVCHYCGTKHIVSEKEIYSIVESAKAKLN is encoded by the coding sequence ATGTCTCTTAAGAAAGAAAAATTCAAATTTAATGACCGGCTTATTAAGGGAATAGAAGCCGGGGGGCGGTTTAAAATCAGTGTTGTAAAAACGACAGATGTTGTTCAAACCGCCAGGGAAAATCATGGCCTGTCTATGCTAAACACCGTTCTGCTTGGCCGAACTCTTACCGCAGCGATGCTACTCGCATCTGAACTGAAAGGCGAGGAACGAATCAAAGTTCACCTTGAAGGTAACGGACCGGTAGGAATGCTGGTTGCCGAAGCGAACCGTGTGGGTGAAATTCGTGGATATTCTCAACATCCTTCTGTAGAGCTGGATTACAGCGAGCCTGATGTTTCCATTAGTGATGGCCTGGGACTTGGCCTTCTCACCGTTCAAAAAACACTCTATAATGAAGCCGAACCACGAACCAGCACCATCGAAATTGTGGAAGGAGATATTTTATCAGACATGGCACATTATATGGCCCAGTCCGAACAAGTGCTATCTGCTTTCTTGCTGGATGTCAGCTTGAAAGACAATGGCGATGTAAATCAGGCTGGTGGTATTCTGATTCAGCGATTGCCCGATGCGGATGAATCCGTAATGGAAAAGCTGCAAAAAACCGTTGAAAAACTTCCCCCGGTTGCAAAACTTCTGGAAGACGGGAATTATATTGATGCCATTATGGAAAAAGCATCCAAGCCGTATAACGTCAAAGAGCTGGACAGGCAACCGGTTCACTTCTTCTGCCGATGCAGTACTGAAAAATTTAAAAACGCTCTTTCTTTGCTTAGCTATGAAGATCTCAAAGAGCTAAAGGGCGAAGATCAGGAGATGGTCTGCCATTATTGCGGTACAAAACACATTGTAAGTGAAAAAGAAATTTACTCCATTGTTGAATCCGCTAAAGCTAAACTTAATTAA
- a CDS encoding S41 family peptidase gives MKFLLTTIAFFFASHLTLAQTTPQWIRYQSISPDGESIAFTYMGDLYTVPTKGGEARQLTFHDAHDFMPVWSSDSQQIAFASDRYGNFDIYVMDALGGPATRLTFHSNDEHPYSFAQNDSSVVFGAVRQDRAEHRQYPTSAQPELYSVPTNGGRVDQVFTIPAEYVQVSGNGQTLIYHDKKGYEDTWRKHHTSAITRDIWIYNMADSSHTKLTDFEGEDRQPVFDNSEESLYYLSEESGNFNIHKLSLSNPDQTTQLTEFDTHPIRFLSVGNGTLAFGYDGELYTMNEGEEPQKVDVNIRTQDKSNPDQFISINGGVDEMSISPNGKEIAFIARGEVFVTSADGSLTKRITNTPEQEHFVTFSPDGKSVAYAAERDGRWSIFKTEKTRDSEPFFYASTLLEENELVSDTLDNYMPHYSPDGEKLAYISGRRTLRILNLESEETTDLLTPEDLFHMSDGDKYFRWSPDSNWLLVSWNKLLNNSEILLLAADGSQRINLTESGYYDESPKWVNGGEQMIWFSNRDGLRSYATSGRSEMDVYSMFFTEESWDKYNMSKEDFELMEEIKKANENDEESDDEESSEENEVEDLEFDFDRMKDRTAKFTIHSSFLSDAVLSKDGEKLYYLSRFEDEYNLWETNLRTKETKMAIQLNTSSGELTWDKEQENLYLLSRGNISKIDLSGNSSERVAIAGEMKYDEEKERAHLLDHIYLRTKNIFYEPTFHGKDWDMLYNEYQKYLPHISNEHEFAEMVSELLGELNVSHAGGRFSSSMENGDETASLGIFMDWDYEGDGIKIDEIITGGPLDKADFEIEPGSIITAIDGDTLSGDQDVASYLNRKSGDFVLLEIQTPDLDEPQQITVKPITLGQENNLLYDRFVRINEKEVEEKSGGRLGYVHIPGMSDGPYRVVFEEMLGKYLETDGVIVDTRFNGGGDLVADLAMFFTGERFLTYATEAKVVGGEPTSRWTKPTVSLFNESMYSDGHCYASGYTDLDIGTTIGMPVPGTCSFAGWERLANGVVWGVVPVSAKNKAGEWLENNQVEPDILIKNQPEIISDGRDQQLERAIETLMNEVSED, from the coding sequence ATGAAATTCCTGCTAACTACAATCGCTTTTTTCTTTGCCTCTCACCTGACACTTGCACAAACAACTCCTCAATGGATTCGCTATCAAAGTATTTCTCCGGACGGGGAATCCATTGCTTTTACCTATATGGGAGATCTTTATACCGTGCCGACAAAAGGCGGAGAAGCCCGTCAATTAACCTTTCATGATGCCCATGATTTTATGCCCGTTTGGAGCAGCGACAGCCAGCAGATTGCATTTGCCTCCGACCGATATGGAAATTTCGACATTTATGTGATGGATGCTCTTGGCGGACCTGCTACACGTCTCACGTTTCACTCGAACGATGAACATCCGTACTCTTTTGCGCAGAATGACAGTTCGGTTGTTTTTGGAGCCGTTCGCCAGGATCGGGCAGAACATCGGCAATACCCTACATCCGCACAGCCAGAGCTTTATTCCGTGCCCACAAATGGCGGCCGGGTGGATCAAGTGTTTACCATTCCGGCTGAATATGTTCAGGTAAGCGGCAACGGTCAGACCCTGATTTATCATGATAAAAAAGGGTATGAAGATACGTGGCGAAAACATCATACCTCAGCAATTACACGAGATATTTGGATCTACAATATGGCAGATAGCTCACACACAAAGCTTACTGATTTTGAAGGAGAAGATCGTCAGCCCGTATTCGATAACAGTGAGGAATCTTTGTACTACCTGAGTGAAGAAAGCGGGAATTTTAATATTCATAAACTGTCTCTTTCAAACCCGGATCAAACTACACAGCTTACAGAATTTGATACGCACCCAATTCGGTTTTTAAGTGTTGGAAATGGCACTCTGGCATTTGGGTATGACGGCGAACTCTACACAATGAATGAAGGCGAAGAACCGCAAAAAGTTGATGTTAACATTCGCACGCAGGATAAATCCAATCCGGATCAGTTCATCAGTATTAACGGCGGCGTGGATGAAATGTCTATTTCCCCCAATGGAAAAGAGATTGCTTTTATCGCACGCGGTGAAGTGTTCGTGACGTCTGCCGATGGTTCGCTGACCAAACGCATCACCAATACACCTGAGCAGGAACACTTTGTAACGTTCTCTCCTGATGGAAAAAGTGTAGCATATGCCGCAGAAAGAGATGGCCGATGGAGCATTTTCAAAACGGAAAAAACACGAGATTCTGAGCCGTTTTTCTATGCATCCACATTGTTAGAGGAGAACGAATTAGTTAGTGATACTCTCGACAATTATATGCCGCATTACTCACCCGACGGAGAAAAACTGGCATATATCTCCGGGCGCCGGACGCTTCGAATCCTGAATCTTGAATCGGAAGAAACCACGGATTTACTGACGCCGGAAGACCTTTTCCACATGAGCGACGGCGACAAATATTTTCGCTGGAGTCCGGACAGTAACTGGCTTCTGGTCAGCTGGAATAAGCTGCTCAACAATAGCGAAATCCTTCTGCTCGCCGCAGATGGCAGCCAGCGTATCAACCTTACAGAAAGCGGGTATTATGATGAGTCTCCCAAATGGGTAAACGGCGGAGAGCAAATGATCTGGTTCAGTAACCGGGACGGTCTGAGAAGTTATGCCACCAGCGGCCGATCAGAAATGGATGTTTATTCTATGTTTTTTACCGAAGAATCCTGGGATAAATACAACATGAGCAAAGAGGATTTTGAACTCATGGAAGAGATCAAAAAGGCGAATGAGAATGACGAAGAGTCTGATGATGAAGAAAGTTCTGAAGAAAATGAGGTTGAAGATCTTGAGTTTGATTTCGATCGAATGAAAGACCGAACAGCCAAATTTACCATTCACTCCAGTTTTTTAAGTGATGCCGTTCTTTCCAAAGATGGCGAAAAACTCTATTACCTTTCCCGGTTTGAGGATGAATATAATTTGTGGGAAACCAACCTCAGGACCAAAGAAACCAAAATGGCTATTCAGTTGAACACCAGTTCCGGAGAATTAACCTGGGATAAGGAACAGGAAAATCTCTATCTGCTCAGCCGTGGAAATATTTCAAAGATCGATCTGTCCGGAAACAGTAGTGAACGAGTGGCTATCGCCGGAGAGATGAAATATGATGAAGAAAAAGAACGTGCACACTTACTCGATCACATCTACCTGAGAACCAAGAATATTTTTTATGAGCCTACTTTTCATGGAAAGGATTGGGACATGCTTTATAACGAATATCAAAAATATCTCCCTCATATAAGCAACGAGCATGAGTTTGCGGAAATGGTTTCGGAATTGCTGGGCGAGTTGAATGTGTCACATGCAGGTGGACGTTTCAGCAGCAGCATGGAAAATGGAGATGAAACCGCCTCACTCGGAATTTTTATGGATTGGGATTATGAGGGAGACGGAATCAAAATCGATGAGATTATCACCGGTGGCCCGCTCGATAAAGCAGATTTCGAGATTGAACCCGGTAGCATCATCACTGCAATTGACGGAGATACGCTTTCTGGTGATCAGGATGTAGCCAGTTATCTCAATCGCAAATCCGGAGATTTTGTACTTCTTGAAATTCAAACTCCTGATTTGGATGAGCCTCAACAAATCACCGTAAAACCGATTACTCTTGGCCAGGAAAATAATTTATTATATGACCGCTTCGTCCGAATCAACGAAAAAGAGGTGGAAGAAAAAAGTGGTGGTCGGCTTGGATATGTACATATTCCGGGCATGAGCGACGGACCGTATCGGGTAGTTTTTGAAGAAATGCTTGGAAAATATTTAGAAACGGATGGAGTCATTGTGGATACCCGTTTCAATGGCGGAGGCGATCTGGTTGCAGATCTCGCGATGTTTTTTACAGGCGAACGATTTCTCACCTATGCTACAGAAGCCAAAGTTGTAGGCGGCGAACCCACTTCGCGCTGGACAAAACCAACCGTCTCTCTCTTCAACGAAAGCATGTATTCCGACGGGCATTGTTATGCAAGCGGATATACGGATCTGGACATTGGTACAACTATCGGAATGCCGGTTCCGGGAACTTGTAGTTTTGCCGGATGGGAACGCTTGGCAAATGGCGTAGTGTGGGGCGTGGTGCCGGTCAGCGCTAAAAACAAAGCCGGCGAATGGCTGGAAAACAACCAGGTTGAGCCGGATATCCTGATCAAGAACCAACCAGAGATTATTTCTGACGGACGCGATCAACAACTTGAACGTGCCATTGAAACGTTGATGAATGAAGTTTCTGAGGACTAA
- a CDS encoding Glu/Leu/Phe/Val family dehydrogenase: MNDSVAVSDNKILSENDYSLFSQLVNMNHEQLVFCSRPEVGLKAIVAIHDTTLGPALGGVRMWKYSSENQAIRDALRLSRGMTYKAAISGLNFGGGKAVIIGDSRTDKTEAMFRAFGKFIEGLAGRYLTAEDVGMTEREMSWIYSETKYVTGIPKSLGGSGDPSPVTAYGVYMGMKAAAKKAYGSDSLSNKRIAIQGAGSVATYLARYLAKENAKLFITDIFEEKANHLARETGAEVVSPDEIYTLDLHIFSPCALGSVINDDTISHISCDIIAGGANNILDDEKKHSLELQNRGILFAPDYVINAGGIINISSEMQGYNEKLAMEKTSQIYDTLLNVFEYSENHNLTPVEASNILAEERIKSVGSIKTIYSSESNFSNRQGEIYRR, encoded by the coding sequence ATGAATGATTCAGTTGCTGTTTCAGATAATAAAATATTGTCAGAGAACGACTATTCGCTTTTTAGCCAACTTGTAAATATGAACCATGAGCAGCTTGTTTTTTGTTCACGTCCTGAAGTGGGACTCAAAGCAATCGTTGCTATCCACGATACCACATTAGGCCCTGCTTTAGGCGGCGTTCGGATGTGGAAATATTCCTCCGAAAATCAGGCCATAAGAGACGCACTTCGATTGTCCCGCGGAATGACGTATAAAGCAGCCATTTCCGGACTCAATTTCGGCGGGGGAAAGGCCGTGATTATCGGTGACTCCAGAACCGACAAAACCGAAGCCATGTTCCGTGCCTTCGGGAAATTTATCGAAGGACTGGCCGGCCGTTATCTCACAGCAGAAGATGTTGGAATGACAGAGCGCGAAATGAGCTGGATCTATTCCGAAACCAAATATGTAACCGGCATTCCAAAATCGTTGGGTGGTAGTGGCGATCCATCCCCTGTTACGGCATATGGCGTTTACATGGGTATGAAAGCAGCTGCAAAAAAGGCATACGGCAGTGACTCTTTATCGAACAAAAGAATTGCCATTCAGGGAGCTGGTTCGGTTGCCACTTATCTTGCAAGATATCTGGCAAAAGAGAATGCCAAACTTTTTATCACGGATATTTTTGAAGAGAAAGCGAATCATTTGGCAAGAGAAACCGGTGCCGAAGTTGTATCCCCGGATGAAATCTATACATTGGATCTCCACATTTTCAGTCCATGCGCACTTGGCTCTGTTATTAATGATGATACGATCAGTCACATCTCCTGCGATATCATTGCCGGCGGAGCGAACAACATTTTAGATGATGAAAAAAAACACAGCCTTGAGCTTCAAAATCGCGGCATTCTCTTTGCGCCGGATTATGTGATCAATGCCGGCGGAATCATCAATATTTCCAGTGAAATGCAAGGCTATAATGAAAAGCTGGCAATGGAGAAAACATCGCAGATTTATGATACGCTTCTCAATGTTTTCGAATATTCTGAAAACCACAATCTTACCCCGGTCGAAGCATCGAATATTCTGGCTGAAGAGCGAATCAAAAGTGTCGGCAGCATTAAAACGATTTACTCATCAGAAAGTAATTTTTCTAACAGACAAGGTGAAATATATCGCCGCTGA
- a CDS encoding DUF748 domain-containing protein, with the protein MKHKGLKIFGGLLVVLIAAFIILNFSLDGIVKSAIEENGTELLQTEVNIGNVNVSLFDGSGVIYGFTVANPEGFSDEKAIVIDEMSLKIDLATIFSDTIVVENIHIQNPELFFEQIGLGINLRKLNENMDVAEDTEGPSMVINHLLMEDGTVRVSSTIERERTAEASIEEFELTNIGQSGSNTMKQSIREIMDPLIERAIQEAVSRGLLEQLENKVQDLLGVDDDEE; encoded by the coding sequence ATGAAACATAAAGGACTAAAAATATTTGGCGGCCTTTTGGTCGTTTTGATAGCAGCCTTCATCATTCTGAATTTTTCGTTGGATGGCATCGTCAAGTCGGCGATAGAGGAAAATGGAACGGAGCTTCTGCAAACAGAAGTAAATATTGGAAATGTGAACGTTTCTCTTTTTGACGGCTCGGGAGTGATTTATGGATTCACCGTCGCAAACCCTGAAGGATTCAGTGATGAAAAAGCTATTGTTATCGATGAAATGAGTTTAAAAATAGATCTGGCCACCATTTTCTCGGATACGATTGTGGTTGAAAACATCCATATTCAAAATCCCGAGCTCTTTTTTGAACAGATAGGATTGGGAATCAATCTCAGAAAGCTGAACGAGAATATGGATGTGGCAGAAGATACGGAGGGGCCGTCTATGGTCATCAATCATCTTCTTATGGAGGATGGAACCGTTCGCGTTAGCAGTACCATTGAAAGAGAGCGAACGGCTGAAGCCAGCATTGAGGAGTTTGAGCTTACCAATATAGGCCAGTCGGGAAGCAATACAATGAAGCAAAGCATTCGGGAAATAATGGATCCGTTAATAGAACGTGCCATCCAGGAAGCAGTATCAAGAGGATTGCTGGAACAGCTTGAAAACAAAGTTCAGGATTTGCTTGGAGTGGACGATGATGAAGAGTGA
- a CDS encoding ZIP family metal transporter, whose product MADGITIFHVFIAALITAIATGFGAIPFLFVKNFDNKWLGIGNSIAAGLMLGASIGLVYEGVYLENVEMRIMKVIAGLLLGGILVLLSHYFLERTDKDYSIGQVTGANAVKMLMIVGIMTVHSFAEGIGVGVSFGDSASFGSFISIAIAIHNIPEGLAISLVLIPRGTSVRNSTLWSIFSSLPQPIMAVPAFLFVLAFKTYLPVGLGVAAGAMFWMVFRELIPDALKELSRKNVYALTAVTAIAMIIFQLLIET is encoded by the coding sequence ATGGCTGATGGCATCACCATCTTTCATGTTTTTATTGCTGCTCTTATTACAGCTATTGCAACCGGTTTTGGTGCAATCCCTTTCTTGTTCGTCAAAAACTTTGATAACAAATGGCTGGGAATTGGAAATTCTATCGCTGCAGGACTCATGCTTGGTGCAAGTATCGGGTTGGTGTACGAAGGCGTTTATCTGGAAAATGTTGAAATGAGAATCATGAAAGTGATTGCCGGTTTGCTTTTGGGAGGAATTCTGGTCCTTTTATCTCACTATTTCTTGGAAAGAACGGATAAGGACTATTCCATCGGACAAGTGACAGGTGCAAACGCCGTTAAAATGCTGATGATCGTAGGAATTATGACCGTTCACTCATTTGCGGAAGGAATTGGAGTCGGCGTTTCCTTTGGAGACAGTGCCTCATTCGGATCCTTCATTTCCATCGCGATTGCCATTCATAACATTCCTGAAGGATTGGCAATCAGCCTTGTGCTTATTCCCCGGGGAACATCGGTCCGTAATTCTACACTCTGGAGTATTTTCAGCAGTCTTCCACAACCAATTATGGCTGTTCCCGCATTCCTTTTTGTCCTCGCTTTTAAAACGTATCTGCCCGTCGGTTTGGGAGTGGCAGCAGGCGCTATGTTTTGGATGGTTTTCCGTGAACTGATTCCGGATGCTTTAAAAGAGCTCAGCAGGAAAAATGTCTATGCCTTAACCGCCGTCACAGCTATCGCTATGATTATATTTCAGCTACTTATTGAAACATAA
- a CDS encoding MmcQ/YjbR family DNA-binding protein, producing MNIEEFRDFCLSFNGVTEEFPFDNNTLVFKVMGKMFALCDVDEFESINLKCEPVHAIQLREEHPGTVLPGYHMNKKHWNTVMMDNHLSNKLIEEWVTDSYNLVVANLPKKDQQKLKNKD from the coding sequence ATGAATATTGAAGAGTTTCGGGATTTCTGTCTCTCGTTTAACGGCGTTACCGAAGAATTTCCGTTTGATAATAATACGCTGGTTTTCAAAGTGATGGGCAAAATGTTTGCTCTTTGCGATGTGGATGAATTTGAAAGTATCAACCTGAAGTGTGAACCTGTTCATGCCATTCAGCTTCGTGAAGAACATCCAGGCACTGTACTTCCTGGTTATCATATGAACAAAAAACACTGGAATACCGTGATGATGGATAACCATCTTTCAAACAAATTGATTGAGGAATGGGTTACTGATTCCTACAATCTGGTAGTTGCCAACCTTCCGAAAAAAGATCAACAGAAACTGAAGAATAAAGACTGA
- a CDS encoding exopolysaccharide biosynthesis protein, with the protein MSKELSNLEDLIVKIKNADGDGNKVSFDDILDKIGRRSFAPLLLLAGIITLAPLIGDIPGVPTIMGIFVILTTGQLLFGREQFWLPNWILKRSAEKKKINKGMEWLKKPATFIDKWSKPRLTVFTKGAGHYVIAAVCFLIALAMPVMEVIPFSANVAGIAFALFGLSLITHDGILAILALLFALGTFGIVIYGIL; encoded by the coding sequence ATGAGTAAAGAACTTTCAAATCTCGAAGATTTAATTGTAAAAATTAAAAATGCAGACGGGGATGGAAACAAGGTTTCTTTTGATGACATTTTAGACAAAATCGGACGCCGATCGTTTGCGCCACTTTTACTTCTGGCGGGAATCATAACACTCGCTCCACTCATTGGAGATATTCCCGGCGTTCCGACCATTATGGGTATTTTTGTGATCTTGACAACCGGACAGCTTCTGTTCGGACGAGAACAGTTTTGGCTGCCAAACTGGATCTTGAAACGCTCTGCTGAAAAGAAAAAGATCAACAAGGGGATGGAGTGGCTGAAGAAACCGGCGACGTTCATCGACAAATGGTCAAAACCCAGATTAACAGTTTTTACAAAAGGTGCCGGCCATTATGTAATCGCAGCCGTCTGTTTTCTGATTGCGTTAGCGATGCCTGTGATGGAAGTCATCCCTTTTAGCGCGAATGTGGCGGGAATCGCATTTGCGCTATTCGGGTTATCACTCATTACCCACGATGGAATTCTTGCCATTCTTGCTTTGCTATTTGCGCTCGGTACATTTGGTATCGTGATTTACGGGATTTTATAA
- a CDS encoding SDR family oxidoreductase: MSQDIKKDFPKQQQTLPGKESEMIPEPEIIRDSYKGSAKLKGKIALITGGDSGIGRAVAVHYAREGARVAVIYLEEDEDAQKTQKMVEAEGGECLVIKGDIKKRQFCFDAVQKVIETFGDLNILVNNAGEQHVRQGMEELDLDLTEKTFQTNIISMFYLTKAAVKHLKAGDCVINTTSVVAFQGREYLIDYGATKGAILSFTRSLNDDLAPKGIRVNAVAPGPIWTPLIPASFDPEHVKNFGKSTHLGRPGQPSEVAPAYVFLASEDASYISGQTIHVNGGEPVGG; the protein is encoded by the coding sequence ATGAGTCAGGATATCAAGAAGGACTTTCCAAAACAACAGCAGACATTACCCGGTAAAGAATCTGAAATGATTCCCGAGCCTGAAATTATCAGGGACAGCTATAAAGGCAGCGCCAAGCTTAAAGGTAAAATTGCTCTGATTACGGGCGGAGACTCCGGAATTGGCCGGGCGGTTGCCGTGCATTATGCAAGAGAAGGAGCAAGAGTTGCCGTCATTTATTTAGAAGAAGATGAAGATGCTCAAAAAACCCAAAAAATGGTTGAAGCCGAAGGCGGCGAATGTCTCGTTATAAAGGGAGATATCAAGAAAAGACAATTTTGTTTTGATGCGGTTCAAAAAGTGATCGAAACTTTTGGTGATTTAAATATTCTGGTAAATAACGCCGGAGAACAGCACGTCCGCCAGGGAATGGAAGAACTGGATCTGGACCTGACAGAGAAGACGTTTCAAACAAATATAATTTCGATGTTTTACCTAACGAAGGCTGCTGTAAAACACTTGAAAGCAGGTGATTGCGTGATTAATACAACGAGCGTTGTCGCCTTCCAGGGGAGAGAATATTTGATTGATTATGGCGCTACAAAAGGAGCTATTCTCAGTTTTACACGATCGTTGAATGATGATTTGGCACCGAAGGGAATTCGGGTAAATGCCGTGGCGCCCGGCCCCATCTGGACGCCGCTCATTCCCGCTTCTTTTGATCCCGAGCATGTGAAGAATTTTGGAAAATCAACGCACCTTGGCAGGCCTGGTCAGCCTTCGGAAGTTGCTCCGGCGTATGTGTTTCTTGCATCAGAAGACGCGTCATACATTTCAGGGCAAACCATTCATGTGAATGGTGGTGAGCCAGTTGGCGGGTGA